In Shewanella sp. MR-4, the genomic stretch TTTATGGGTAAGGATTTACCCGAATTGTCTTTAAACCAATGGCCGCTGAGTTGCTGCGCCGTAGTGCTATCGAACTGCCAGTTTCCGGTATTGTTTTCTTCTTTCCAAATACCGTTTTGCAGCTCGAGCTGTATTGGGGTTAAGTAGCGTTGATAGTAGTAACTGCCACTGCCGTATTGATTAAAGCAGACCCTTACACTGCTTTTACCCAGCGTTCCTTGCCAGACTCCTGAGAGTTCGTCGGCGGCAAAAGTGCTGAGTGGCAGCGTAGTGGCAAGTAATAGGCTTGAGGACAACAGCTTAAGTAACTTCCGTGTATTCATGTTTTTTCTCGTAAAAGTAACAGCGTATAGCTTTATTTGCTGGTTATAAAAAAGTCGCCCTAAGGCGACTCTTAACGGTTTAGATCTCGATAAACGGCAGATTTAGCTAGCCGTTTATCGCGTCAAAAGGCCCGTTTATTCGACCTGCCAATCGATTTGTTCGCCAGCGCGAATTGGCACAACGTTGTTGTCGCCAAGTGGGTAACTGACGGGCACATCCCAAGATTTTTTCACTAGAGTGATGGTATCGCTGTTGCGAGGCAGATTGTAAAAATCTGGGCCGTTGAAGCTGGCAAAGGCTTCTAATTTATCCAGCGCATTGACCGATTCAAAGGCTTCGGCGTACAGCTCAATGGCCGCATGGGCAGTATAAGAACCCGCGCAGCCACAGGCGGCCTCTTTACGATCTTTAGCGTGTGGCGCTGAGTCGGTACCGAGGAAGAACTTCTTATTGCCACTGGCCGCGGCGCCTAACAGCGCTTGCTGGTGGGTATTGCGCTTTAAAATCGGCAGGCAATAGAAGTGCGGACGAATACCGCCAGCTAACATATGGTTGCGGTTATAGAGCAAGTGGTGCGCGGTGATCGTGGCGGCCACGTTGTCAGACGCTTGAGTCACAAAATCGACCGCATCCTTAGTGGTGATATGTTCGAGAACGATTTTAAGCTTAGGGAAATCGGCCACGATCTTGCTGAGGATATTCTCAATAAACACGCGCTCGCGGTCGAAAATATCAATCGATGAATCAGTCACTTCACCATGCACTAGGAACAACATGCCCACTTCCTGCATCGCTTCGAGGGCGGGGTAGATGTTCTTCAAATCGGTCACGCCAGAATCCGAGTTGGTGGTCGCGCCTGCTGGGTAGAGTTTAGCGGCAACGATTTTGCCCGAGGCTTTGGCTTTACGGATTTCTTCTGGGCTGGTTTTGTCGGTGAGGTACAACACCATTAAGGGTTCAAATTGCGAGCCGGCTGGCACTTGTGCCTTGATACGATCGTAATAAGCCAAGGCGGTTTCGGTATCGATAGCGGGAGGAACCAGATTAGGCATCACGATAGCGCGGCCCATATAGCGGCTGATATCGCGAACCGTGTCTTTTAATTGTGCGCCGTCTCTTAGGTGAATGTGCCAGTCGTCAGGACGAGTAATAGTGAGTGTTGTCATAGGGCGATTCATCTTGTTGAATGTTTCTGCTGCGAGGGTGGCAGGATCTTATGTGGCAAGGATTTAGCTGTAAAGGGAAACTCAGCCATTTCACCAATAAAAGTGTTAACGCATGTTGAGTGTCCGCACTCCGTCTTACTCCTATGTTCACAAACCGCTTTTCAGCGGACACTTTCGCGAAAACCTGCGGACACTTTCTAATAAAGCCCTCGGTGTCCGCGGACACTTTTATCTTAAACATTACTTAACTGACTGAAAATAAATGTTTTAACGAAATTGGCATAGGCGTTGCTATTACTGGATATCGATTTTTAATAGTGTCCGTAGCGATGGGCCTATCCAGCCCTCCGACAGGGAAGCGAGAAACGCCATGATTAAAGATACCAGCGGCCAAGATAAAGTCCTTGTGCCATCGACCGCCAAACGCCTCAAGTTGCCTCTAATGATTGGCGGCTGCACCTTACTGGTTAGCGCCTTAGTGTGGGCCAGTTTTGGTAGCGATAAAGTCAGCCAGTCCATCAGCCGTAGCGAGCTCACGACCGCAACTTTGTACGTTGGCACGCTCACTCGAGATGTGGCCACCACGGGCAAAATTGTTGCCGCCAATGCGCCAATCCTCTACAGCACCGAAGAAGGCACAGTGACGCTACTGAGCAACCCAGGTGATAGCGTCAGCAAAGGTGATGTGGTCGCAAAGCTGGACAGTCCAAGATTAACCAATCAATTAGAGCAGGCGAAATCGCTATTGGCGGGATTAGAGAGCGCCCTTGAGCGTGCCAAGCTAGATGCCAGACGTAACCAATTACAAGTCAATCAAACCTTAGACATGGCCTCGGTCGATTTGGAAGCGGCCGATCGGGAGAGCCGCCGTGGGGATTTATTGATCCAATCTAAACTGATCAGCCAAATCGACTATGAGAAGGGCAAGGACGATCTGCACAAGGCAAAACTCAAGTTTAAGCATGCGGAGCAGGAAGTGGCCTTAACCAAGGATACCTTAACCTTTGAGGTGAAAAACAAGGCCTTGGAAGTGGAGCGTCAGAGTTTGGCGGTAAATGAGCTTGAGCGTCAGGTCGACGCCTTAAATATCAAGGCGCCGGTGAGCGGCATTATTGGTAACTGGTTGACCGAGCAAAAAACGCGTCTGAGCGCCAATCAGCCCATCCTGACTGTGGTCGATTTAAGTGCCTATGAGGCCGAGTTGGCGGTGCCTGAATCCTACGCCGACGAGTTAGGGCTCGGAATGGAGGTCGAACTGAGCTTCGGTGAAGTCAAACTCATGGGCAAGTTATCCTCGATTTCCCCCGAAGTGCGTAACCGTGAAGTGACCGCCAGAGTGCAGTTTGTCCAGAGCGAAAGCTTGAAGCTGCGCCAAAACCAACGGATCTCCGC encodes the following:
- the pyrC gene encoding dihydroorotase, with the translated sequence MTTLTITRPDDWHIHLRDGAQLKDTVRDISRYMGRAIVMPNLVPPAIDTETALAYYDRIKAQVPAGSQFEPLMVLYLTDKTSPEEIRKAKASGKIVAAKLYPAGATTNSDSGVTDLKNIYPALEAMQEVGMLFLVHGEVTDSSIDIFDRERVFIENILSKIVADFPKLKIVLEHITTKDAVDFVTQASDNVAATITAHHLLYNRNHMLAGGIRPHFYCLPILKRNTHQQALLGAAASGNKKFFLGTDSAPHAKDRKEAACGCAGSYTAHAAIELYAEAFESVNALDKLEAFASFNGPDFYNLPRNSDTITLVKKSWDVPVSYPLGDNNVVPIRAGEQIDWQVE
- a CDS encoding efflux RND transporter periplasmic adaptor subunit, with product MIKDTSGQDKVLVPSTAKRLKLPLMIGGCTLLVSALVWASFGSDKVSQSISRSELTTATLYVGTLTRDVATTGKIVAANAPILYSTEEGTVTLLSNPGDSVSKGDVVAKLDSPRLTNQLEQAKSLLAGLESALERAKLDARRNQLQVNQTLDMASVDLEAADRESRRGDLLIQSKLISQIDYEKGKDDLHKAKLKFKHAEQEVALTKDTLTFEVKNKALEVERQSLAVNELERQVDALNIKAPVSGIIGNWLTEQKTRLSANQPILTVVDLSAYEAELAVPESYADELGLGMEVELSFGEVKLMGKLSSISPEVRNREVTARVQFVQSESLKLRQNQRISARVLLEHRANVLMVKRGAFMTSGGGDEVYQVEGDIATRREIKLGSTSMSQVEVIEGGKAGDEWVISSVEPFNHAEQVKMH